One stretch of Sediminispirochaeta bajacaliforniensis DSM 16054 DNA includes these proteins:
- a CDS encoding ABC transporter ATP-binding protein → MLELKHCRYAYPEHSDTAVFQDISFIAERGKTIAILGPSGCGKSTLIAMIAGILRGEGEGMISLDSRPIERGHRGIGLIPQHFGLLPWLSVEKNIEVGLQLRRVAKKVRMAKAAEAARTAGIDRYLDRYPEALSGGEQQRVALARALVTEPELLLLDEPFSSLDAITREGLQELLASITDEKMIVVLVTHSIEEAAYLADATLVMSPGPESSGNLIELPPKGEKSQRSSQSYFDRCRLLRNALEEACR, encoded by the coding sequence ATGCTGGAATTGAAGCATTGTAGATATGCCTATCCTGAACATAGCGATACGGCTGTTTTTCAAGATATCTCTTTTATCGCAGAAAGGGGTAAGACCATAGCGATTCTCGGTCCTTCGGGCTGTGGCAAGAGTACCCTTATCGCCATGATCGCCGGCATTCTGCGTGGAGAGGGAGAGGGTATGATCAGCCTCGACAGCCGACCTATAGAACGAGGGCATAGGGGCATAGGTCTTATTCCCCAGCATTTCGGCCTGCTTCCCTGGCTTAGCGTCGAAAAGAATATCGAAGTGGGATTGCAGTTACGTCGGGTGGCAAAAAAAGTGCGCATGGCAAAGGCAGCCGAGGCCGCACGAACCGCGGGCATAGATCGATACCTCGACCGCTATCCGGAGGCTTTAAGCGGCGGAGAGCAGCAGAGGGTGGCCCTTGCCAGGGCCTTGGTTACCGAACCCGAATTACTGCTCCTCGACGAACCCTTTTCAAGCCTTGATGCGATCACCAGAGAGGGGCTCCAGGAACTACTCGCCTCCATCACAGACGAGAAGATGATCGTCGTACTGGTGACCCACAGCATCGAAGAGGCGGCATATCTGGCCGACGCCACCTTGGTGATGTCTCCCGGTCCGGAGAGCAGCGGCAATCTGATAGAACTACCGCCGAAAGGTGAGAAAAGCCAACGAAGCTCTCAGTCGTATTTTGATCGATGCAGGTTGCTGCGAAATGCCCTTGAGGAGGCATGCCGATGA
- a CDS encoding UbiX family flavin prenyltransferase, whose product MKRYLVGISGASGAVYARVLLEAMVKRGVEVHVLPSANGLKVFDYEIGMGLDEAIDEILNRAEEENDKPGTVGRFIVHEPDDFFAAPASGSFHCEGMAIVPCSMGTLGALASGAVSNLLGRAADVTLKERRPLVLVPRESPMNLIHLRNLTTLAEAGAVIVPPTPGFYHHPTTVEELVLQTVGRVMEQLGVGRELIHSWGEEL is encoded by the coding sequence TTGAAACGATATCTTGTCGGAATAAGCGGTGCCAGCGGTGCCGTATATGCCAGAGTGTTGCTGGAAGCAATGGTAAAGAGGGGCGTCGAGGTCCATGTGCTACCTTCTGCCAACGGCCTCAAGGTGTTCGACTATGAGATCGGTATGGGACTTGATGAAGCCATCGACGAAATATTGAACAGGGCCGAAGAAGAGAATGATAAGCCCGGTACCGTAGGACGTTTCATCGTCCATGAGCCTGATGATTTTTTTGCAGCTCCTGCCAGCGGCAGTTTTCATTGTGAGGGCATGGCCATCGTCCCCTGCTCAATGGGAACCCTGGGTGCTCTCGCTTCCGGAGCAGTCTCAAACCTGCTCGGCCGTGCGGCCGACGTCACCTTGAAAGAACGGCGTCCCTTGGTCCTTGTTCCCCGGGAGAGTCCCATGAACCTTATCCATCTTAGAAATCTTACAACACTTGCCGAGGCTGGTGCCGTTATTGTGCCTCCGACTCCCGGTTTTTATCATCACCCGACCACCGTTGAAGAGCTTGTTTTGCAGACCGTGGGAAGGGTCATGGAACAGCTCGGAGTCGGAAGAGAACTTATACACTCCTGGGGAGAAGAACTATGA
- a CDS encoding 4-hydroxybenzoate octaprenyltransferase — protein MRAEKRQNRLLVYGRMVMFSHTVFSLPFALAGALTTPKGFPGWNTLLWVVVAFLGGRNSANAVNRIVDRKIDAENPRTAGRHLPSGTVSLAEATLLALFFFGLLVFAAFRLNRTCVYLLPLAGALFLLYSFTKRFTWLCHLFLGATCAAASVGGWVAVTGAVSWQVLLLGAANALWVMGFDIIYATSDAEHDRIVGLYSIPSVFGVTLALVFAAVAHFFTLLLLIGFGIVVGLGLFYYLGVGVIGGLFLYQHRLVRPGWLEKVFFASYTVNQIVGLVFFIAVVGDFLLRGGLF, from the coding sequence TTGAGAGCAGAAAAACGACAAAACAGGCTGCTTGTCTACGGGCGAATGGTGATGTTCAGCCATACCGTGTTCAGCCTTCCCTTTGCCCTTGCAGGGGCGCTGACTACTCCAAAGGGCTTTCCCGGTTGGAATACACTGCTGTGGGTGGTCGTTGCATTCCTTGGGGGCAGGAATAGCGCAAATGCCGTGAACCGAATCGTTGATCGGAAGATCGATGCGGAGAATCCGAGAACAGCGGGGCGACACCTTCCTTCAGGCACGGTTTCTCTTGCGGAAGCGACACTCCTCGCCCTCTTTTTCTTCGGTCTTCTTGTCTTTGCCGCTTTTCGTTTGAATCGTACCTGTGTCTATCTTCTTCCTTTGGCCGGAGCCCTTTTCCTTCTGTACAGCTTTACTAAACGATTTACCTGGCTCTGTCATCTTTTTCTTGGAGCCACCTGTGCCGCTGCCTCTGTGGGAGGGTGGGTGGCCGTTACCGGGGCTGTTTCCTGGCAGGTTCTTCTTCTCGGGGCCGCCAATGCCCTCTGGGTCATGGGCTTCGATATCATCTATGCCACCAGCGATGCCGAACATGACCGGATTGTGGGGCTTTATTCAATTCCTTCAGTCTTCGGCGTTACCCTTGCCCTCGTCTTTGCTGCTGTTGCGCATTTTTTCACACTACTTTTGCTGATTGGATTCGGAATAGTGGTCGGCCTTGGGCTTTTCTATTACCTTGGTGTAGGAGTGATTGGGGGACTGTTCCTCTATCAGCATCGTCTTGTGCGGCCCGGGTGGCTCGAAAAGGTATTCTTTGCGTCCTATACCGTGAACCAGATTGTGGGCCTTGTCTTTTTTATCGCCGTTGTCGGTGATTTCCTATTGCGGGGAGGTTTGTTTTGA
- a CDS encoding ABC transporter permease: MKRFFSGPIIGLGVVIVLWAALSSFRPEIIPPPLSTFALFFALLPGALLVHAGATMLRAVTAIVVTSIIAVPLGIAAGRCRLIDRVLSPVSYLLYPIPKVALLPVVMLLFGLGNQAKVILLILVLFFQMMLAIRDAAANIPDQYFTTIEVLGGGPLAKLRYVIIPAGLPRYITALRVGTGTALAALFFSETFATHYGLGFFIMDSWMRINYPEMFAGIIAMGVVGGIMFAFIDLAEYLLIPWNRQK; encoded by the coding sequence ATGAAGCGCTTCTTTTCCGGTCCAATCATCGGCCTCGGCGTGGTCATCGTGCTGTGGGCCGCGCTCAGCTCCTTCCGCCCGGAAATCATTCCGCCGCCGCTTTCAACCTTTGCGCTCTTTTTTGCTCTCCTACCTGGGGCCCTGTTGGTCCATGCCGGGGCCACCATGCTTCGGGCTGTTACGGCAATTGTCGTTACCTCGATTATCGCCGTTCCTCTCGGGATCGCAGCCGGACGTTGCAGACTGATCGACCGCGTCCTCAGCCCGGTCAGCTACCTGCTCTACCCCATTCCCAAGGTGGCCCTGTTACCAGTAGTCATGCTGCTTTTCGGTCTTGGAAACCAAGCAAAGGTGATCCTTTTGATTTTGGTACTCTTTTTCCAGATGATGTTGGCGATACGGGATGCTGCCGCCAACATTCCCGATCAGTACTTTACCACCATAGAGGTCCTGGGCGGCGGTCCTTTGGCGAAACTACGATATGTCATTATTCCTGCGGGATTGCCCCGATATATAACGGCCCTCAGGGTGGGAACGGGAACGGCCCTTGCCGCTCTTTTCTTCAGTGAAACCTTCGCCACCCATTACGGCCTTGGTTTTTTTATCATGGACAGCTGGATGCGGATAAACTATCCGGAAATGTTTGCAGGGATCATTGCCATGGGTGTAGTCGGCGGTATAATGTTTGCCTTCATTGATCTGGCTGAATATCTGCTTATTCCCTGGAACCGACAAAAATAA
- a CDS encoding ABC transporter substrate-binding protein → MRKVVYAALSTAAILLCSVSPLFAGGVSEKADGNGASALRIGIMPDVDSVPLVMAEKLGYYKDAGVDVELVSFKNPMNRDAALQAEEIDGAVSDLLAVAFARKGGFHLAAVAKTDGDYVLLGSSALGIEGIDALEGKNVALSRNTIIEYSTDRILAAEGKDSDFIERVSIPQIPVRLEMLNSGKLAGATLPEPLASSAVASGATVLGSAERLGINPGVLAFSSDARNKRADQIKAFFGAYNHAVTYLNGELSEAELDDIIKVMGFPEGVRGVLHFPSYTPARPPAENEVREVVRWLLSHSLIDTEYRYEDLVDGSLLAP, encoded by the coding sequence ATGAGAAAGGTTGTCTATGCCGCCTTGTCGACGGCGGCCATATTGTTGTGTTCGGTATCTCCGCTTTTTGCAGGCGGGGTTTCCGAAAAAGCAGATGGGAACGGGGCGTCGGCTCTGAGAATCGGTATCATGCCGGATGTCGATTCCGTTCCGCTTGTGATGGCTGAAAAGCTGGGGTATTACAAGGATGCTGGGGTTGATGTCGAACTTGTCTCCTTTAAGAACCCCATGAATCGGGATGCAGCCCTTCAGGCCGAAGAGATCGACGGTGCGGTTTCCGATTTGCTTGCCGTCGCCTTTGCCAGGAAGGGGGGCTTTCACCTCGCCGCGGTGGCAAAAACCGATGGCGATTATGTACTTTTGGGGAGTAGTGCCCTCGGCATTGAGGGCATTGACGCCTTGGAAGGAAAAAATGTTGCCCTATCCCGAAATACGATTATTGAATATTCCACCGATCGAATCCTTGCTGCCGAGGGAAAGGATTCGGACTTCATTGAAAGGGTTTCGATCCCGCAGATTCCCGTACGACTGGAGATGCTCAACAGTGGGAAGCTCGCGGGGGCAACCCTGCCGGAGCCTCTGGCCTCATCTGCCGTAGCATCGGGTGCAACGGTGCTTGGATCCGCAGAGAGACTTGGTATTAACCCGGGAGTTCTTGCCTTCTCCTCCGATGCCAGAAACAAAAGAGCCGATCAAATAAAGGCCTTTTTTGGTGCCTACAACCATGCCGTGACCTATCTGAATGGGGAACTCTCGGAAGCCGAGCTTGACGATATCATCAAGGTAATGGGCTTTCCCGAAGGTGTCAGGGGAGTACTCCACTTTCCTTCCTATACCCCTGCCCGTCCCCCTGCCGAGAACGAGGTCCGTGAGGTTGTCAGGTGGTTGCTGTCCCACTCTCTCATCGATACCGAATATCGCTATGAAGACCTTGTCGACGGCTCGCTACTCGCCCCGTAA
- the lexA gene encoding transcriptional repressor LexA, with protein MKELTERQQEVLGFLGCFIEEHQYPPTMREIAAHFDISVRAAYDHIKALEKKNAIRTDLNRSRAIEVLNREVSPEAQPELIDVPLLGNVAAGQPLIAEENCERVLKIPASALRPGRYFALRVKGDSMLNAGILDGDTAIIQQTEQARNGDIVVARVNDEAVTLKRFYRETNRIRLKAENPVYPPIFTQHARILGKLCFIIRDYT; from the coding sequence ATGAAAGAACTAACGGAACGACAGCAGGAGGTCCTCGGTTTTCTCGGTTGCTTTATAGAAGAGCATCAATATCCTCCGACGATGCGGGAGATCGCCGCCCATTTTGATATCTCCGTGAGGGCTGCATATGATCATATCAAGGCACTTGAGAAGAAAAACGCTATTCGGACCGATCTTAACCGCTCCCGTGCGATTGAGGTGCTCAATCGTGAAGTCTCTCCCGAAGCCCAGCCGGAGCTGATAGATGTTCCTCTTTTGGGAAATGTTGCGGCAGGTCAGCCTCTTATTGCCGAGGAAAACTGTGAGCGGGTATTGAAGATTCCCGCATCGGCACTTCGTCCGGGAAGATATTTTGCACTCAGGGTCAAGGGTGACAGCATGCTGAACGCCGGCATCCTGGACGGCGATACGGCGATCATACAGCAAACGGAACAGGCACGAAACGGGGATATCGTCGTTGCAAGGGTCAACGACGAAGCTGTTACGCTGAAACGGTTTTATCGGGAAACAAACAGAATCAGATTGAAAGCGGAAAATCCTGTTTATCCGCCCATCTTTACCCAGCACGCCAGAATTCTCGGCAAACTCTGTTTTATTATTCGGGATTACACCTGA
- the mmsB gene encoding multiple monosaccharide ABC transporter permease — protein sequence MAKATNGSGQVTFLQLAKENIRNYSMFIMLGLIFVVFSILTGGVNFTSRNITNIFIQNSYILILAVGMVLVIIIGNIDLSVGSLCAFIGAISAMIYNAGIPIIPTIFLTIVVGLVAGVWQGFWVAYVRIPAFIVTLAGMLLFRGLTYIITNVTPISLRDDGFKRITSGSITIESLNIGGLHTLALIVGAVLIILFLFSSFHARKAKLRRGFDVLPMRYFALKQAFIIAMIGLLSYKFADYRGIPMIAVVLGIVIAVFVFITKNTVIGRYIYAVGGNARSAKLSGINSEQVTFVVHVIMGGLTGLSGLVFTGYMNSALPQAGNLFELDAIASCFIGGASATGGIGTIIGAITGGLVMGVINNGMSLMNIGADWQYVVKALVLLLAVFYDIYTRRKSGLG from the coding sequence ATGGCGAAAGCAACAAACGGCAGCGGGCAAGTGACGTTCCTGCAGCTTGCAAAGGAGAATATCAGAAACTACTCGATGTTTATCATGCTCGGGTTGATTTTTGTAGTATTTTCCATTCTTACCGGGGGCGTGAACTTTACCTCGCGGAATATCACCAACATATTCATTCAGAACAGCTACATCCTCATCCTTGCGGTGGGCATGGTGCTGGTCATCATCATCGGAAATATAGATCTTTCGGTCGGATCGCTTTGTGCCTTTATCGGCGCTATCAGCGCAATGATCTATAATGCCGGAATCCCCATCATTCCTACCATCTTTCTTACTATTGTAGTGGGCCTTGTGGCAGGGGTTTGGCAGGGTTTTTGGGTGGCCTATGTCAGGATCCCTGCTTTTATCGTGACCCTGGCCGGCATGCTTCTGTTCCGAGGGCTTACCTACATCATCACCAATGTGACCCCGATCAGTTTGCGGGACGACGGCTTTAAGCGTATCACATCCGGTTCGATTACCATTGAATCACTTAATATCGGAGGACTCCATACCCTTGCTCTGATTGTCGGGGCGGTTTTGATTATCCTTTTCCTCTTTAGCAGTTTTCATGCAAGAAAGGCAAAGCTGCGACGGGGATTTGATGTTCTTCCCATGCGTTACTTTGCCTTGAAGCAGGCCTTCATCATCGCCATGATCGGTCTTCTCTCTTATAAATTTGCCGATTACCGGGGAATTCCCATGATTGCCGTGGTGCTTGGTATTGTCATTGCCGTCTTCGTTTTTATCACGAAAAACACCGTAATCGGACGATATATCTATGCAGTCGGTGGTAACGCTCGTTCGGCAAAGCTTTCGGGCATCAACTCGGAACAAGTTACTTTCGTTGTCCATGTTATCATGGGCGGCCTTACCGGTCTTTCCGGATTGGTTTTTACCGGATACATGAACTCGGCGCTGCCTCAGGCCGGTAATCTCTTTGAGCTTGATGCCATTGCATCCTGCTTTATCGGTGGTGCTTCCGCTACCGGCGGTATCGGAACCATCATCGGCGCCATTACCGGTGGTCTGGTTATGGGTGTCATCAACAACGGTATGTCTCTTATGAATATCGGGGCCGATTGGCAGTATGTCGTGAAGGCTTTGGTTCTCTTGCTTGCCGTCTTCTACGATATCTATACGAGAAGAAAGTCCGGTTTGGGTTGA
- the uvrC gene encoding excinuclease ABC subunit UvrC: protein MYEALKATVRDFPGSPGVYLMRDTGGVIIYIGKAKNLKKRVSSYFTGNKDVKTRVLVDRIDRIEYITTGNEYEALLLENNLIKEHTPRYNINLKDGKSYPVIRITAEPFPRIFRTRRIIQDGSEYFGPYTNVGDIDVYLDLIERLFPLRKCKGKVKKREHPCLYYHIGRCSAPCCGKIDRESYLRHVDGARRLLSGETEELLAGLRRRMEEAASLLDFEKAAELRDTISAVETVGKDQEVVDFSSESRDYVACAMNDSLCSFAVFRMRDGKLVGRDLYRGRALSSEDEAFSQFFLRYYGELKDIPETVFTSGGFDTKLVATFFKNERNKEVSIIIPEEGKHSRILRMVLDNALHDLEKRLKAEANIPGLEELRTILGLKKLPRRIEGFDIAQLSGTYPVASMVSFYNGNPDKGSYRRFHIKTLEGKIDDYEAIREVVARRYTRVVNEGLERPDLVLIDGGKGQVNAARGILNAVGLKDVAVIGLAKQFEEIHFPGSGEPVRLPEGNEALRVLQAVRDESHRFATGFNKHLRKKGVKLSSLESIPGIGPKRAAALLSTFGSLEAIAEASVDKIAEIAGNGQDGAADVLQAVQNIVKKKQREI from the coding sequence GTGTACGAAGCGTTGAAAGCCACGGTGCGGGATTTTCCCGGAAGCCCCGGTGTCTACCTTATGCGGGACACCGGCGGTGTGATTATCTACATCGGCAAGGCGAAAAACCTGAAAAAACGGGTCTCCAGCTACTTTACCGGAAACAAGGATGTCAAAACACGGGTCCTCGTCGATCGGATCGACAGGATCGAGTATATCACCACCGGCAATGAGTATGAGGCTCTGCTGCTCGAGAACAACCTGATCAAAGAGCATACGCCCCGCTACAACATCAACCTGAAGGATGGAAAAAGCTATCCAGTCATTCGTATTACCGCAGAGCCCTTCCCCAGGATCTTTCGTACCCGCCGGATCATTCAGGATGGATCGGAATACTTCGGCCCTTACACCAATGTGGGGGATATTGATGTCTATCTTGATCTGATCGAACGGCTTTTCCCTTTACGCAAATGCAAAGGGAAGGTCAAAAAGCGTGAACACCCCTGTCTCTACTACCACATCGGCCGCTGTTCTGCACCCTGCTGCGGGAAAATCGATCGAGAGAGTTATTTACGCCATGTGGATGGGGCGCGGCGTCTGCTTTCGGGAGAGACCGAAGAACTCCTTGCCGGGCTCCGACGGCGCATGGAGGAGGCTGCCTCCCTTCTCGATTTTGAAAAGGCAGCGGAACTGCGGGATACCATCTCCGCTGTTGAAACGGTGGGCAAGGACCAGGAAGTGGTCGACTTCAGCTCAGAGAGCAGGGACTATGTTGCCTGTGCCATGAACGATTCACTCTGTTCTTTTGCCGTCTTTCGCATGCGGGATGGTAAATTAGTTGGACGGGATCTTTATCGCGGACGGGCCCTTTCGAGTGAAGATGAGGCCTTTTCTCAGTTTTTTCTCCGTTATTACGGAGAACTCAAGGATATTCCGGAAACGGTCTTTACCTCCGGCGGCTTCGACACGAAGCTGGTAGCCACCTTTTTTAAGAATGAACGGAACAAAGAGGTCTCCATCATCATCCCCGAGGAGGGGAAACATTCCCGTATCTTGCGTATGGTGCTGGATAATGCTCTGCACGATCTGGAAAAACGGCTCAAGGCTGAGGCCAATATCCCCGGTCTGGAAGAGCTCCGTACAATTCTCGGTTTGAAGAAGCTGCCTCGCCGGATCGAAGGCTTTGACATCGCCCAGCTTTCCGGAACATATCCCGTTGCATCCATGGTATCTTTTTATAATGGAAACCCCGATAAAGGCAGTTACCGTCGTTTTCACATAAAAACCCTCGAAGGGAAAATCGACGATTACGAGGCGATCCGTGAGGTTGTTGCCCGCCGTTATACCAGGGTGGTCAACGAGGGACTTGAACGCCCCGATCTGGTGCTGATCGACGGGGGAAAGGGGCAGGTGAACGCCGCCAGAGGCATCCTCAATGCCGTGGGGCTGAAAGATGTGGCGGTGATTGGCCTTGCCAAGCAGTTTGAAGAGATTCACTTCCCGGGAAGCGGCGAACCGGTGCGACTTCCCGAAGGTAATGAGGCCCTGCGGGTCCTCCAGGCTGTCCGGGATGAAAGTCATCGTTTTGCAACTGGGTTCAATAAGCATCTTCGAAAGAAAGGGGTAAAGCTTTCTTCCCTCGAGTCGATTCCCGGAATAGGACCTAAGCGGGCCGCGGCGCTTCTCAGCACTTTTGGTTCCTTGGAGGCCATTGCCGAGGCAAGTGTCGACAAGATTGCAGAGATAGCCGGAAACGGCCAGGATGGGGCTGCGGATGTGCTTCAGGCGGTACAGAATATTGTTAAAAAAAAGCAGCGTGAAATTTGA
- the holA gene encoding DNA polymerase III subunit delta translates to MAAKKGSIPPAFLLLGPEEGEKASFIAEIKKRIAAEDPGYESTRFYPYETEISSIVGVLRNGSLFSSKKVVILQNVEAVKRDDAALLGEYLKNPSADATLIMVSNGMERDIAKAIASAVPKEHKKMFWELFENQKRSWLANYFGRQQIEVSPEALDLILELVENNTREMKIACDQLALHFGPGSCIDEEDVDAFIFHSKEENVFTLFAKIGECDFSGAIETLRKLLLSGEGNPIQLFAGLLWQFKRLLSLSGLTDLQYAPQEACTKVGIRGKRNQSNYIVANKNYSTDELKHIIVLIARFDSLVRETRVEMQTVLTELFLYYVIIKKGAVPEAYCAIGNRTA, encoded by the coding sequence ATGGCTGCAAAAAAAGGCTCGATTCCTCCGGCGTTTCTTCTTCTTGGACCGGAAGAAGGAGAAAAGGCATCTTTCATAGCAGAGATAAAAAAGCGCATTGCGGCGGAAGATCCCGGCTATGAATCCACACGTTTTTATCCTTATGAAACGGAAATCTCAAGCATTGTCGGAGTCTTGCGAAACGGTTCCCTCTTTTCCAGCAAAAAAGTGGTGATCCTCCAAAACGTGGAGGCGGTCAAGCGGGATGATGCTGCGCTCCTCGGGGAATATCTTAAGAATCCTTCGGCCGATGCTACATTGATCATGGTAAGCAACGGTATGGAGCGGGACATTGCCAAGGCTATAGCCTCGGCCGTTCCCAAAGAGCATAAGAAAATGTTTTGGGAACTCTTCGAAAATCAAAAACGCTCTTGGCTGGCAAACTATTTTGGACGACAACAGATTGAGGTAAGTCCGGAAGCACTGGACCTCATTCTCGAATTGGTGGAGAACAATACCCGTGAAATGAAGATTGCCTGTGATCAGCTCGCTCTTCATTTTGGTCCCGGCAGCTGTATCGACGAAGAAGATGTGGATGCCTTTATCTTCCATTCCAAGGAAGAAAATGTTTTTACCCTTTTCGCCAAAATAGGCGAATGTGATTTTTCCGGCGCCATCGAAACCCTTCGGAAACTGCTTCTCTCGGGTGAGGGGAATCCCATACAGCTTTTTGCAGGGCTCTTATGGCAGTTCAAGCGGCTTCTAAGCCTTTCCGGCCTGACAGACCTTCAATATGCACCACAAGAGGCCTGTACCAAGGTGGGGATCCGAGGTAAACGAAACCAAAGTAATTACATTGTTGCCAACAAAAACTACTCAACCGATGAACTAAAACATATTATCGTGCTTATCGCCCGCTTTGACTCTCTGGTCAGAGAAACAAGGGTGGAAATGCAAACGGTTCTTACCGAACTCTTTCTTTATTATGTCATCATAAAAAAGGGTGCGGTACCCGAAGCCTACTGCGCCATAGGGAACCGCACCGCATAA
- a CDS encoding menaquinone biosynthesis decarboxylase, translating to MAYKGIQDFISTLEKQGELKRVSAEVDPHLEISEIYDRVVKAEGPALLFEHPRGAEFPVAINLFGSMKRMALALGVDSIDRLEESMNKIFDLSRYRNPLEAVRSLPDLSRFAAVFPLGSATAPCQAVEEEPDLDKLPVLTCWPGDAGRFLTLPLVITMDPDTGQQNMGMYRMQVFDKTTTGMHWHLHKDGRMLWEKYRMRGEKMPVSVALGCDPSIIYSATAPLPSGIDELAFAGFLRRLPVTTTKCRSNDIRVPSGAEFILEGYVDPAEPLRTEGPFGDHTGYYSLADQYPVFHLERMTRRKHPVYPATVVGKPPMEDCFIGKATERLFLPLIKLQLPEIVDISFPFEGVFHGCVIVSIKKRYPGHAGKVMNALWGMGQMMYTKMIVVVDEDVKPDDYSTVAWKVFNNIDASRDLVLSKGPLDALDHSSPLPHYGTRLGIDATKTLPEEGHDRLWPDEITMSEDIRALVNQRWKEYGI from the coding sequence ATGGCATATAAAGGCATACAGGATTTTATATCGACCCTGGAAAAACAGGGGGAACTGAAGCGGGTTTCCGCAGAAGTGGATCCCCATCTCGAAATAAGCGAAATATACGATCGGGTGGTGAAAGCCGAAGGGCCGGCCCTTCTTTTTGAGCATCCCCGGGGGGCCGAGTTTCCGGTAGCCATTAATCTTTTCGGTAGCATGAAGCGAATGGCCCTCGCCCTGGGAGTCGATTCGATTGATCGGCTTGAAGAGAGTATGAATAAGATCTTCGATCTTTCCCGTTACCGTAATCCCCTGGAAGCCGTTCGATCCCTTCCCGATCTTTCCCGGTTTGCGGCGGTCTTTCCCCTCGGTTCGGCGACCGCTCCCTGCCAGGCGGTGGAGGAGGAGCCTGATCTGGATAAGCTTCCCGTGCTTACCTGCTGGCCCGGAGATGCGGGGCGATTTCTTACCCTTCCCCTGGTCATCACCATGGATCCCGATACCGGACAGCAGAACATGGGGATGTATCGCATGCAGGTTTTCGACAAAACTACCACCGGGATGCACTGGCACCTTCACAAGGACGGGCGTATGCTCTGGGAGAAATATCGCATGCGGGGAGAGAAGATGCCCGTTTCGGTTGCTCTCGGCTGCGATCCTTCGATCATCTACTCGGCGACAGCCCCGCTTCCCTCAGGAATCGACGAGCTTGCCTTTGCGGGTTTCCTTCGCCGCCTTCCCGTTACCACTACCAAGTGCCGAAGCAACGATATTCGTGTTCCCTCGGGGGCGGAGTTCATACTTGAAGGGTATGTTGATCCCGCGGAACCCCTTCGGACCGAAGGGCCCTTTGGTGATCACACAGGGTATTACTCCTTGGCGGACCAGTATCCTGTCTTTCATCTTGAACGTATGACCCGGCGAAAGCATCCCGTCTATCCAGCCACCGTGGTCGGCAAGCCGCCCATGGAGGATTGCTTTATAGGAAAAGCAACCGAGCGTCTCTTCTTGCCTCTGATAAAGTTACAGTTGCCGGAGATTGTCGATATTTCCTTTCCCTTTGAAGGGGTTTTCCACGGCTGCGTTATCGTTTCCATCAAAAAACGATATCCGGGCCACGCCGGTAAGGTGATGAATGCCCTCTGGGGAATGGGGCAGATGATGTATACCAAGATGATTGTCGTGGTAGACGAAGATGTTAAGCCTGACGATTATTCTACGGTTGCCTGGAAGGTGTTCAACAATATCGATGCATCCCGGGACCTGGTTTTGAGTAAAGGGCCCCTGGATGCGCTCGATCACTCCTCGCCCCTGCCCCATTACGGGACCAGGCTGGGAATCGACGCCACCAAAACCCTGCCCGAAGAGGGCCACGATAGGCTTTGGCCAGATGAAATCACCATGAGCGAGGATATCCGTGCCCTTGTCAATCAACGATGGAAGGAATACGGGATTTGA